A region of Bacillus rossius redtenbacheri isolate Brsri chromosome 2, Brsri_v3, whole genome shotgun sequence DNA encodes the following proteins:
- the LOC134528948 gene encoding ionotropic receptor 21a-like, translating into MVQVAVGSSQGSVTPRTQSLQISRHIQVIAIVNILEHNSQISEGKWNIKELVAELFSEIFHKSEGSCAALISDRANQDIFSSKIFGNLKLSYLKVLVDEKEDLLSPNYITLRVVEKIYSSNCSIYIILLSNGNQMSRFLKFSERYRMLNTRANFILLHDHQLFDSKLHHIWKKIVNVIFVSFNEESNQYDNGKYKWYELTSLPFPFSSRQSLVPFRVNTWSRGLFRYATQLFPEKTSNLRGQKLRIALFEHLPGSIKTSPTKFQNVETIEGNNLIGYEGLEIEVLQTIAKSMNFEFDIYETVNVVNDNLPNGSLSNVLGALANNDADIVLGNLYYTSHHLDYLDLTVPYASLCLTFITPESTTDNSWKTLILPFKSYMWICTFVTLMLAVLAFYALEIIHMKIACKKHLKSELFFNRKIVMNYENIKNHLVGFPSRERFLFGKLDKALLYAYSMLLLVSLPRLPEAGPLRMITGWWYLYCLLIVVAYRASMTAILTKPPLRITIDTLYQLASSPVQCGGWDLQSKYFFLRSLDRAGQVIGRKFEVINDANEAIERTSRGQFAYYDNVYFLTEAIRKKMQLHNTQNQVEEDHLNTTTYENNELRSGRTNLHIMQQCVINMPVALGLQKNSPLKSKIDDILLSIVEAGLVKKWLHDVLRTNEQPEDNFPAKAFMDLPKIHGILIAITVGYAIGIGTLIAEKIHWMYFVINNPLFDIYKKNEF; encoded by the exons AAACATTTTGGAGCATAATTCCCAGATATCGGAGGGTAAATGGAACATCAAAGAACTGGTGGCTGAGTTGTTTTCTGAAATATTTCATAAAAGTGAAGGGAGCTGTGCCGCTTTAATTTCTGACCGAGCTAATCAAGACATTTtctccagtaaaatttttggCAACCTAAAATTGTCTTACTTAAAG GTTCTTGTAGACGAGAAAGAAGATTTGTTGAGTCCCAATTATATTACACTGAGAGTAGTAGAAAAAATTTATTCAAGCAATTGTAGTATCTATATAATCTTATTGTCGAATGGAAATCAGATGTCCCGGTTTTTAAAATTCAGCGAAAG GTATCGAATGTTAAATACAAGAGCAAATTTCATTTTGTTACATGATCATCAACTATTTGACTCAAAACTTCACCACATCTGGAAGAAAATTGTTAATGTCATATTCGTTTCTTTCAATGAGGAAAGTAATCAGTATGACAATGGGAAATACAAGTGGTACGAACTTACAAGTTTACCATTTCCCTTTTCTAGTCGTCAAAGTCTTGTTCCTTTCCGAGTGAACACTTGGAGTCGTGGACTTTTCAGATACGCAACACAACTCTTTCCAGAAAAAACTTCGAATCTTCGTGGCCAAAAATTACGAATCGCATTATTTGAACACTTGCCAGGTTCCATAAAGACATCCCCAACTAAGTTTCAAAATGTTGAAACTATTGAAGGCAACAATCTTATCGGCTATGAAGGATTAGAAATAGAG GTTCTGCAAACAATAGCGAAATCGATGAACTTTGAGTTTGACATTTACGAAACCGTCAATGTGGTCAATGACAACCTGCCAAATGGCTCGTTAAGTAACGTTCTTGGAGCTCTGGCAAATAATGATGCAGACATAGTTTTAGGCAACTTGTACTACACTTCACACCACCTTGACTACTTGGATCTCACAGTTCCGTATGCGTCTCTCTGCTTGACCTTCATTACGCCAGAATCAACGACGGATAACTCATGGAAGACTCTCATTCTTCCTTTCAA GTCATATATGTGGATTTGCACCTTTGTAACGCTCATGCTTGCTGTTCTCGCATTCTATGCACTGGAAATAATCCATATGAAAATCGCTTGTAAGAAGCATCTCAAGTCAGAGTTGTTTTTCAACAGGAAAATCGTCATGAATTATGAGAACATAAAAAATCACCTGGTGGGTTTTCCTTCCAGGGAAAGGTTCTTGTTTGGGAAACTAGACAAGGCGTTACTGTACGCATACAGCATGCTGCTCTTAGTCTCACTACCGAGACTGCCTGAGGCTGGACCTTTGAGAATGATCACTGGCTGGTGGTACCTCTACTGCCTTCTTATTGTTGTCGCTTACAGAGCTAGCATGACCGCCATCCTGACGAAACCTCCTCTCCG AATAACGATAGACACGCTATATCAGCTGGCAAGCAGTCCCGTGCAGTGTGGAGGATGGGATTTACAAAGCAAGTATTTTTTTCTCAGATCTCTTGATAGAGCTGGTCAAGTAATCGGAAGAAAATTTGAAGTGATAAATGACGCAAACGAAGCAATTGAAAGAACATCAAGAGGCCAGTTTGCATACTACGATAATGTATATTTCTTGACAGAAGCTATTCGTAAAAAAATGCAGTTACATAACACACAAAACCAAGTCGAAGAAGACCATCTAAACACCACCACTTATGAAAATAATGAACTAAGAAGTGGTCGTACAAACTTACACATTATGCAACAGTGCGTTATAAATATGCCAGTTGCTCTTGGGCTTCAAAAAAACTCTCCATTGAAGTCAAAAATTGATGATATTTTATTAAGCATTGTTGAAGCAGGCCTTGTTAAGAAATGGCTTCACGACGTGTTGAGGACTAACGAGCAACCAGAAGACAATTTTCCTGCAAAGGCTTTTATGGATCTCCCGAAAATACATGGCATTTTGATAGCTATTACAGTGGGTTATGCAATAGGTATCGGCACTTTGATTGCGGAGAAAATACACTGGATGTACTTCGTAATAAATAATCCACTGTTTGATATTTACaagaaaaatgaattttaa